In Ktedonobacteraceae bacterium, a genomic segment contains:
- a CDS encoding transposase — translation MDPLRRGDEELDQAYQLAQDFRAMVASHQADPLPRWLEEAKASGIPELKGFAAGIYRDYDAVRNGLALEWSQGQTEAQVHRLKLIKRQGYGRANFDLLRLRVLHRSGLPHQQKCV, via the coding sequence TTGGACCCGCTGCGTAGAGGGGACGAAGAACTGGACCAGGCGTATCAGCTTGCCCAAGATTTCCGGGCCATGGTGGCTTCTCATCAGGCAGATCCCCTTCCGCGCTGGCTTGAGGAAGCCAAAGCCAGTGGGATTCCAGAACTCAAGGGGTTTGCTGCCGGGATCTATCGGGACTACGACGCGGTTCGCAATGGGCTGGCTTTGGAGTGGAGTCAAGGGCAGACCGAGGCTCAGGTCCATCGACTCAAACTGATTAAAAGGCAAGGATACGGACGAGCCAACTTCGACCTACTTCGTCTCCGCGTGCTTCACCGCTCGGGGCTGCCGCATCAGCAAAAGTGCGTCTGA
- a CDS encoding AAA domain-containing protein, translating into MEEALDKAIALSAGKRHYAVTDGQLLYEQHRRYRYAFTLVKGRWDLPDGTDLRLSSADLINPLPVELSGTKEDTVIITVTRRLMESTLTSAQLVVDCGFQLRKLKEALLRKATTAQLGLKLFGVLDCPDDEAASHLVDTIQDAFVPDEAQRQALRRALASALLVVLGPPGTGKTNVLAAIALLHATLFGSRVLIVSHTNVSLDNAVICLAHFLRACRLGQWLDGQRLIRFGNPHLAKLEEEDYRTVTLPHIVADRVASNRQEMTILELRRATLLKQLTESREELPEQVQAWQQRSAELLRKCKRAERALADLEAEEHARQAPILEHLSLHLDQYAKEEQTMKDTRADWEEADRQLQPLQAFYQEQWIRYETAYRKLEHLRKYPSVIRLVIGVWTGEREKDLEETVQTLATQLHDLAMQIKELQQEQRQDIDAYLQARQRRDSLAPAIAYWEQARDARPIHAVEQQDTLTRQLNDLTQELAEGNLHIAEIERDIASWEQEVASLEGTLARLDQQVADLKREAERQAVERAKIIAATLTALYLNPVLLAQEWDVVLVDEASMAPPPAVKVAADCARHHLIIVGDPQQLAPICIFKDDLVYRWLGLDVFAHGHYTLEEAEQGTHHCILLRYQSRMHRDICDLVRGPVYQRRLKDRNPLAPRRAYQPEPEHAVVLYDTGNVKRARAYHPDNGQSRYNQYHAELDLILAKQVLSSVPINERYAEYIGIVTPYTAQRECIKERMQGKDLEIYCRVGTVHAFQGMEFRVVIFDVVEAPDLRIAPFLREGWGSDAMRLLNVAVTRARDKLLIVAHLPHIRKQPASSMLKQIMLLAAQKRQIPAETLLL; encoded by the coding sequence ATGGAGGAGGCTCTTGACAAGGCCATCGCCTTGTCCGCCGGAAAGAGGCACTACGCGGTGACCGATGGCCAATTGCTATATGAGCAGCACCGACGCTATCGCTATGCGTTCACGCTCGTCAAAGGGCGCTGGGATCTGCCCGATGGAACCGACCTGAGGCTCTCCAGTGCAGACCTCATTAATCCGCTCCCGGTCGAACTGTCAGGCACCAAAGAGGATACTGTGATCATCACGGTGACGCGGCGACTCATGGAGAGCACGCTGACCTCTGCGCAGCTCGTCGTGGACTGTGGCTTCCAGCTCAGGAAACTGAAAGAAGCTCTCCTTCGCAAAGCGACCACGGCCCAGTTAGGGCTCAAACTCTTCGGTGTACTCGACTGCCCCGATGATGAGGCAGCCTCGCACCTGGTCGATACCATTCAGGATGCCTTCGTCCCCGACGAGGCACAGCGCCAGGCGCTCCGGCGTGCGCTGGCAAGCGCATTGCTGGTCGTCCTGGGACCGCCAGGCACTGGCAAGACCAACGTGCTGGCCGCCATTGCCCTGCTCCACGCCACGCTCTTTGGTTCTCGGGTGCTCATCGTCTCACACACGAACGTCTCGCTCGACAACGCCGTCATCTGCCTGGCGCATTTTCTTCGTGCATGTAGGCTGGGGCAGTGGCTCGACGGGCAGCGCCTGATCCGCTTCGGGAATCCGCACCTGGCCAAACTCGAAGAAGAGGACTATCGTACCGTCACCCTGCCACACATTGTGGCCGACCGCGTGGCGTCCAATCGCCAGGAGATGACAATTTTGGAACTCAGGCGCGCAACCCTGCTTAAGCAACTCACCGAATCTCGAGAGGAACTGCCTGAGCAAGTGCAGGCGTGGCAGCAGCGATCCGCTGAGTTACTGCGGAAATGTAAGCGAGCCGAGCGCGCGTTGGCCGACCTGGAAGCTGAGGAGCATGCGAGGCAGGCCCCGATCCTGGAGCATCTCTCACTGCACCTGGATCAGTATGCGAAAGAAGAGCAGACCATGAAAGACACCAGAGCCGACTGGGAAGAAGCGGATCGCCAGTTGCAACCGTTGCAAGCGTTTTACCAGGAGCAATGGATACGGTACGAGACTGCCTACAGGAAGCTCGAACACCTTCGGAAGTATCCGTCCGTGATTCGTCTCGTGATTGGGGTATGGACGGGCGAGCGAGAAAAGGATCTGGAGGAAACCGTCCAAACGCTGGCAACTCAGCTCCATGACCTTGCCATGCAGATCAAAGAGCTTCAGCAGGAGCAAAGGCAGGATATCGATGCTTATCTACAAGCCAGGCAACGAAGGGATAGCCTTGCTCCTGCTATCGCATACTGGGAACAAGCGCGTGATGCGCGACCGATCCACGCGGTAGAGCAGCAGGACACGCTGACCAGGCAACTCAACGATCTGACGCAGGAACTGGCTGAAGGCAACCTGCATATTGCCGAGATCGAGCGTGACATCGCCTCCTGGGAACAGGAGGTAGCCTCACTTGAGGGAACCCTGGCCCGCCTCGATCAGCAGGTCGCGGATCTGAAGCGCGAAGCGGAACGGCAGGCTGTGGAGAGGGCCAAAATCATCGCCGCAACGCTCACCGCGCTCTACCTCAACCCGGTGCTCCTCGCCCAGGAATGGGATGTCGTGCTGGTTGATGAAGCATCGATGGCCCCACCGCCAGCGGTAAAAGTGGCGGCTGATTGCGCCAGGCATCACCTGATCATCGTTGGCGACCCACAGCAGCTTGCACCCATCTGTATCTTCAAGGATGACCTGGTGTACCGCTGGCTCGGTCTCGACGTGTTCGCTCACGGGCACTACACCCTGGAGGAGGCGGAGCAGGGAACGCACCACTGCATCCTCCTCCGTTATCAGAGTCGCATGCACAGAGACATCTGCGACCTGGTTCGCGGTCCGGTCTATCAAAGGCGGCTCAAGGATCGCAACCCCTTGGCACCCAGGCGCGCCTATCAACCAGAGCCTGAACACGCCGTTGTGCTCTATGATACTGGGAATGTCAAACGCGCGCGAGCGTATCACCCGGACAATGGCCAGTCGCGCTATAACCAGTACCATGCCGAGCTTGATCTCATCCTGGCAAAGCAAGTCCTTTCTAGTGTCCCCATAAACGAGCGGTATGCGGAATACATCGGCATCGTGACACCGTATACAGCCCAGCGCGAATGTATCAAGGAACGGATGCAGGGCAAGGACCTGGAGATCTATTGCAGAGTGGGGACAGTCCATGCCTTTCAGGGGATGGAATTCCGCGTCGTCATCTTCGATGTTGTCGAAGCGCCTGACCTGAGGATTGCCCCCTTTCTGCGTGAAGGATGGGGGTCTGACGCCATGCGCCTGCTCAACGTGGCCGTCACCCGGGCCAGGGATAAGCTGCTGATCGTCGCCCACCTGCCGCACATCCGTAAACAGCCTGCTTCCTCTATGCTGAAGCAGATTATGCTACTGGCCGCGCAGAAGAGGCAGATTCCAGCTGAGACCCTTCTGCTCTAA
- a CDS encoding zinc-binding alcohol dehydrogenase family protein: protein MDARFVNHGPQKADTVKALAGIVNAPGAEPLVGWLELPSRSPGTTSLQVIAAPLNPLDLLIASGTFHSVRHESPYVPGSECVGVVIDSDRFAQGTLVYAECHASPARPGAFSTQVLVDDENILLLPDRLDPIQAAAIGNSGVAAYIPLVEIARIRPGDNVLILGATGVVGQIAVQIAKAKGAARVVGVGRDRAVLEHLKSLGADAVVELHAGEEAVELTHRLRDMADAVNVILDCLYGLPLEAALPVCASHARVVNVGHSAGATASIPAGILRGKQVALFGFAGVHTPLKEKQPALSWLWAALKGGTLRVHVKTVLLEDLPEAWRGQATSPHAKYVVLPSQAKKSRQ from the coding sequence ATGGATGCTCGATTTGTTAACCATGGCCCGCAGAAGGCGGACACTGTGAAGGCGCTCGCGGGGATTGTGAACGCTCCCGGCGCAGAACCGCTGGTGGGCTGGCTTGAATTGCCCTCGCGCTCGCCCGGCACCACATCGCTACAAGTGATTGCCGCTCCATTAAACCCCCTCGACCTGCTCATCGCTTCGGGGACATTTCATTCCGTACGCCACGAATCTCCATACGTCCCCGGCAGCGAATGCGTGGGAGTCGTGATCGACTCAGACCGATTCGCGCAGGGAACCCTCGTGTATGCGGAGTGTCATGCGTCGCCGGCCAGACCGGGAGCTTTTTCAACCCAGGTACTTGTGGACGACGAGAACATCCTTTTGTTGCCCGATAGACTCGATCCGATACAGGCTGCCGCCATCGGAAACTCTGGAGTTGCGGCATACATACCATTGGTCGAGATCGCCAGAATAAGGCCAGGCGATAACGTGCTGATCCTCGGCGCGACCGGTGTAGTCGGCCAGATTGCAGTCCAGATCGCAAAGGCAAAGGGTGCGGCCCGTGTGGTCGGGGTCGGCCGCGACCGCGCCGTGCTGGAGCACCTGAAATCTCTTGGCGCCGATGCTGTCGTCGAGCTGCACGCTGGCGAAGAGGCGGTCGAGCTCACGCACCGATTGCGTGACATGGCCGACGCGGTGAACGTCATTTTGGACTGCCTGTATGGACTGCCGCTGGAAGCCGCGCTGCCGGTGTGCGCATCACACGCGCGTGTGGTCAACGTCGGACACTCGGCAGGCGCGACGGCGTCGATTCCCGCTGGCATCCTTCGCGGCAAGCAGGTGGCCCTCTTCGGATTCGCCGGAGTACACACTCCGCTTAAGGAGAAGCAGCCGGCTCTGTCCTGGCTGTGGGCTGCACTAAAGGGGGGCACGCTTCGTGTGCATGTCAAGACGGTATTGCTCGAGGATCTCCCCGAGGCCTGGCGCGGGCAGGCAACGTCGCCGCACGCAAAATACGTCGTGCTGCCCTCGCAGGCCAAGAAAAGTCGGCAATAG
- a CDS encoding CocE/NonD family hydrolase — protein sequence MSDDKKIYVSSSPLPAARSGVLTGFDPGIRTLKAGFQIAPQFRPLPVDVVLEKDIAVTLRDGVTVYVDVFRPVGEEKVPVIVAYSPYGKGQGTSLSVMGIFGLVGLDNSIVSGLEKFEGPDPAFWCAQGYAICNPDIRGIGNSDGDSVLWDRQDGRDCYDLIEWLAEQEWCSGKVAMSGTSYLAATQWFTAAEQPPHLAAINPWEGVSDVYRDLVMRGGMPDTGFARQLQTGSFFGKGQKEDILAEVEQYPLVNDLWEHKIADFGRIDVPAYVVASYSNTLHTAGTFRGWRRIASKEKWLRIHNSQEWPDYYDETNRDDLRRFFDRYLKGEDNGWEQTPRVRYSVLDLEGGDRINIAADQFPPKDVTPTKYYLNGRSRVLTTEAPPDEVAATYAVGSNPSAVSFIMRFDQETVLVGYPKAHLWVEAQGADDMDLFVLMQKLDKGGTPLQAFTVPNHSAMIHDITDHGATILRYKGSDGRLRVSARNLDETLSTDDVPAHTFDRIEKLSPSEVVEIEIELLPIGLAFHPGEQLRFVISSNNLLGTMMPGIQEYVGANSGSHVIHTGGAHPSYLRLPVQAG from the coding sequence ATGAGCGACGACAAGAAGATATATGTGTCATCCAGTCCGCTTCCGGCGGCCAGGTCTGGGGTGTTGACCGGATTCGACCCCGGGATCCGCACCCTGAAGGCGGGCTTTCAGATCGCGCCCCAGTTCCGGCCTTTGCCCGTCGATGTGGTGCTCGAGAAGGACATTGCGGTCACGTTGCGTGACGGGGTGACGGTCTACGTGGATGTGTTCCGTCCGGTAGGCGAAGAGAAGGTGCCCGTCATCGTGGCCTACAGCCCATACGGCAAAGGCCAAGGCACCTCCCTGAGCGTGATGGGCATCTTTGGTCTGGTCGGCCTGGACAACAGTATCGTCTCGGGTCTGGAGAAGTTCGAGGGGCCTGACCCAGCATTCTGGTGCGCGCAGGGGTACGCGATCTGCAACCCTGATATCCGCGGCATAGGCAACTCCGACGGCGACAGTGTGCTATGGGATCGACAGGACGGTCGTGACTGCTACGATCTCATCGAGTGGCTGGCCGAACAGGAATGGTGCAGTGGCAAGGTCGCGATGAGCGGGACCTCCTACCTGGCGGCCACGCAGTGGTTCACCGCAGCCGAGCAGCCGCCGCACCTCGCCGCCATCAACCCGTGGGAGGGTGTGAGCGATGTCTACCGCGATCTCGTCATGCGAGGCGGAATGCCGGACACCGGCTTCGCCCGCCAGTTGCAGACCGGCAGCTTCTTCGGCAAAGGCCAGAAGGAGGACATACTCGCGGAGGTCGAGCAGTACCCGCTCGTCAACGACCTGTGGGAGCACAAGATTGCGGATTTCGGCCGGATTGACGTGCCTGCCTATGTCGTTGCGAGCTATTCAAACACGCTGCACACCGCAGGAACGTTCCGCGGCTGGAGGCGGATTGCCTCGAAGGAGAAGTGGCTGCGTATCCACAACAGCCAGGAGTGGCCCGATTACTACGACGAGACGAACAGGGACGACCTGCGTCGATTCTTCGACCGCTACTTGAAGGGCGAGGACAACGGGTGGGAACAGACACCACGCGTTCGCTACTCCGTGCTTGACCTCGAGGGCGGCGACAGGATCAACATCGCTGCGGACCAATTCCCCCCGAAAGATGTCACGCCGACGAAGTACTACCTCAACGGACGCTCGAGAGTCCTGACCACTGAAGCCCCGCCGGATGAGGTGGCAGCGACCTACGCTGTCGGTTCCAACCCCAGTGCGGTGTCGTTCATCATGCGCTTCGACCAGGAGACTGTGCTCGTCGGTTACCCGAAGGCCCATCTCTGGGTCGAAGCACAGGGCGCTGACGACATGGACTTGTTCGTGCTCATGCAGAAGCTCGACAAGGGCGGCACGCCACTGCAAGCGTTCACCGTGCCCAACCACAGCGCGATGATCCACGACATCACTGATCACGGTGCGACGATCCTGAGGTACAAGGGATCCGACGGACGCCTGCGCGTCTCTGCCCGCAACCTCGACGAGACGCTGTCGACCGACGACGTGCCCGCCCACACGTTCGACCGTATCGAGAAGCTCTCACCGAGCGAGGTCGTCGAGATCGAAATTGAACTGCTCCCGATCGGACTTGCCTTCCACCCAGGCGAACAGCTTCGCTTCGTCATCAGCTCTAACAACCTGCTTGGCACGATGATGCCGGGAATCCAGGAATACGTCGGTGCGAACAGCGGCTCACACGTCATCCACACGGGTGGCGCGCACCCTTCTTATCTGCGGCTCCCCGTGCAAGCGGGGTAA
- a CDS encoding helix-turn-helix domain-containing protein, which yields MRKEQHEYEGRKYLTGAEAAALLGVNPRTIYRMIDRGELVASHARSNKLRIAYDDVLAWKERQGLPTLSSDDRHEQLVHAVQELTEQVHFLRVEIDSLLALFTTARVRAKTQATDSEQQPSFEPHDMVRLLAGFRSSRATDRSLSVLGRRGLPSGSMTVAAFAQQHQVKVNRVKKLYEEQQIALSIISRDNATRNAREWWITPQQQEALVRYWQQQHIPYATCPQCPHAVSSEVHPE from the coding sequence ATGAGAAAAGAGCAGCACGAATACGAGGGACGCAAGTATCTCACAGGAGCAGAAGCAGCCGCCTTGCTGGGTGTCAACCCTCGTACCATCTACCGTATGATAGATCGAGGTGAACTGGTCGCATCCCATGCCAGGAGCAACAAGCTGCGGATCGCCTACGACGATGTTCTGGCCTGGAAAGAGCGGCAAGGTCTGCCAACTCTCTCCTCGGACGATCGCCACGAACAGCTTGTCCATGCCGTGCAAGAACTCACCGAGCAAGTTCACTTCCTCCGGGTGGAGATTGATTCCTTGCTGGCGCTGTTCACTACCGCCAGGGTTCGAGCCAAGACCCAAGCAACCGATTCAGAGCAGCAGCCCTCCTTCGAGCCCCACGACATGGTCCGCTTGCTCGCCGGGTTTCGTTCGTCAAGGGCGACGGATCGATCGCTCTCGGTGCTGGGCAGGAGGGGCTTGCCGTCAGGATCAATGACCGTCGCAGCCTTCGCGCAGCAACATCAGGTGAAAGTGAATCGTGTCAAGAAACTGTACGAGGAGCAGCAGATCGCCCTCTCGATTATTTCGCGGGACAACGCCACGCGTAATGCGCGCGAGTGGTGGATTACGCCGCAGCAGCAAGAGGCACTCGTGCGCTACTGGCAGCAACAGCACATCCCTTATGCCACGTGTCCACAATGTCCTCATGCGGTTTCTTCCGAAGTACATCCAGAGTAG
- a CDS encoding WYL domain-containing protein, with amino-acid sequence MEQAYGSRLEELEALLRRHPAGLTSSELAESLEVDVSTVRRDLARLSSTGVDIHKRGRRYKISFHQATRPLRLTPDEVLALSLACRLLSRHQSDRNPHAERVMLKLANAVQDDAPRFSSYIEEAALLQRSLPLHERYLAVLETMTQAWSEGRVVYLHYRDREGTPTERRFHPYCIEPYGATNSCYTIGFDELRGEIRTFKLDRIAAAELTNERFDIPSSFNPNRMFAEAWGVVWRDTPPQMVELLFFGDTARLVQEAFWHPSQRVIPQQDGGCRVTFQVSEPLEMVSWILQWGASVEVISPLQLREAIATETLQLTERYAGCNTSDSH; translated from the coding sequence ATGGAACAAGCTTACGGTTCACGCCTTGAAGAACTTGAAGCGCTATTGCGTCGTCATCCAGCGGGTCTCACATCTAGTGAACTGGCGGAATCTTTAGAGGTTGATGTTAGCACGGTCCGGCGCGATTTGGCCCGCTTATCATCGACAGGAGTAGATATACACAAACGTGGTCGGCGCTACAAGATAAGCTTTCATCAGGCGACCCGCCCTCTACGACTGACGCCAGATGAAGTGCTGGCGTTGTCCCTGGCATGCCGTTTGCTTTCACGCCATCAGAGTGATCGTAATCCCCATGCAGAGAGGGTTATGCTCAAGCTCGCCAATGCTGTGCAGGATGACGCCCCCCGCTTTTCGAGCTATATCGAGGAGGCCGCCCTGCTGCAGCGGTCGCTGCCATTGCATGAACGCTATCTTGCCGTGTTAGAAACGATGACACAGGCCTGGTCCGAGGGACGGGTTGTCTATCTGCATTACCGTGATCGTGAAGGGACTCCCACAGAGCGGCGTTTTCATCCTTACTGCATTGAACCCTATGGTGCGACGAATAGTTGCTATACTATTGGCTTCGATGAACTGCGTGGGGAAATCCGCACCTTCAAACTTGATCGCATTGCTGCTGCCGAGTTAACCAATGAGCGGTTCGACATCCCCTCCAGCTTCAATCCTAATCGTATGTTTGCAGAAGCCTGGGGAGTGGTCTGGCGTGATACTCCTCCTCAGATGGTAGAATTGCTCTTTTTTGGCGACACCGCACGTCTTGTACAGGAGGCGTTCTGGCATCCCAGCCAGCGTGTGATACCACAACAAGATGGAGGCTGTCGTGTCACATTTCAGGTGTCCGAGCCTCTCGAAATGGTCTCCTGGATCCTTCAATGGGGGGCATCAGTAGAAGTCATTTCCCCTCTCCAACTACGGGAAGCTATCGCTACTGAGACACTTCAGCTAACGGAACGGTATGCTGGGTGCAATACCTCTGACTCTCATTAG
- a CDS encoding site-specific integrase: MGKRPGAKYAAVQRLNTLMADHQKRMTAKDEARARGESLFAFTDNKIHAFESRNNYQKIVMRFIDWVRDQHNIRDLARIDLEADELASLYLLERIERDYSAWTLATERSALRMFFQDRTLTDCVELPKRRREDITRSRWPAIRDKHINPENWQHVINFCLACGLRREELRDLRVHEVYPRPSDHRLVVCVRHGKGGKDRQVPVFPGREQAVLSQVTGRSPGEHVFTKISGNLDIHSYRREFAQQLYEHLSGKPLPPLTGRLQSANLDRDAALYVSRCLGHNRIDIIFGHYIR; this comes from the coding sequence ATGGGCAAACGACCTGGAGCCAAGTATGCCGCCGTTCAGCGCCTCAATACACTCATGGCGGATCATCAGAAACGAATGACAGCCAAGGATGAGGCCCGCGCACGCGGAGAGTCCCTATTTGCCTTCACCGACAACAAGATTCATGCCTTTGAGTCGCGCAACAATTATCAGAAGATCGTGATGCGTTTCATCGATTGGGTGCGCGATCAGCACAATATCCGTGACCTGGCTCGTATCGACTTGGAGGCTGACGAACTGGCCTCGCTCTACTTGCTGGAACGCATCGAGCGAGATTATAGTGCCTGGACACTGGCAACCGAGCGCTCTGCATTGCGCATGTTCTTTCAGGATCGCACGCTTACCGATTGCGTAGAATTACCTAAACGGCGGCGTGAAGATATCACACGCTCCCGCTGGCCCGCCATCCGCGACAAACACATTAACCCGGAGAATTGGCAACATGTCATCAACTTCTGCTTAGCCTGTGGGCTGCGGCGGGAGGAGCTACGCGACCTCCGTGTGCATGAGGTCTACCCTCGACCGAGTGATCATCGCCTGGTGGTCTGTGTCAGACACGGCAAAGGGGGCAAAGATCGTCAGGTGCCTGTCTTCCCTGGCCGCGAACAGGCCGTTCTCTCGCAAGTCACTGGTCGCTCTCCCGGCGAGCATGTGTTTACGAAGATTTCCGGCAATCTGGACATTCACAGCTATCGCCGAGAGTTTGCACAGCAACTTTATGAGCATCTCTCCGGCAAGCCGCTGCCGCCATTAACAGGTCGGCTGCAATCAGCGAACCTGGACCGCGATGCTGCTCTGTATGTCAGTCGCTGCCTTGGCCACAACCGCATTGACATCATTTTTGGTCACTACATCCGCTGA
- a CDS encoding ISL3 family transposase, translating into MASVLLLPDAAELMLTHLEVDEPTKTIVATALTTASEARCPRCQHPSSKVHSRYVRTLADLSCSGQRVRWLVQVRRFRCLNGDCERKIFTERLPTCAPTYARRTIRQAETLCELAFALGGRAGEPIVHLLGMPVSHDTLVRLMRRSHPPESATPRVLGVDDFAWKRGRRYGTILIDQVLHQVIDVLPDREAETLVKWLAAHPGIEIASRDRAGAYADALRRGAPSAKQVSDRFHLLLNLQAALTRLFERKHETLTRLASEAQCRQQAETVPPPGEPASEGKGEPKPLTCAEAQRQARRARRQSRYEAVIQLHAQGASQVAIATLVGLDRDTVRRYLRAPAFPEMARRGLRPSKLDPYKAYLQQRVQAGQCNATRLLEELRGQGYQGGSTIVRDYLRSMRKQPAWKEAYQQSQKHHHPGTTPAPLTAREAAWLFVCNPCKLKLR; encoded by the coding sequence ATGGCAAGTGTCTTACTGCTCCCCGACGCGGCTGAACTAATGCTTACCCACCTGGAGGTTGATGAGCCCACGAAGACGATTGTGGCGACGGCTCTCACCACGGCCTCCGAGGCCCGATGCCCACGCTGTCAGCACCCTTCAAGCAAGGTCCATTCTCGCTACGTTCGGACGCTTGCTGACCTCTCTTGTTCGGGACAGCGAGTGCGCTGGCTCGTGCAGGTCCGGCGTTTCCGCTGTCTGAATGGGGACTGCGAACGCAAAATCTTTACCGAGCGCTTGCCCACCTGCGCGCCAACTTACGCCCGTCGGACAATCCGGCAGGCAGAGACCTTGTGTGAACTGGCCTTTGCGCTCGGAGGGAGAGCAGGCGAACCGATTGTTCACCTGCTGGGCATGCCGGTCAGCCACGATACCCTTGTCCGGCTGATGCGGCGAAGCCATCCTCCCGAGAGCGCCACACCTCGGGTGTTAGGGGTCGATGACTTTGCCTGGAAACGTGGCCGCCGCTACGGAACGATTCTCATCGACCAGGTGCTCCACCAAGTCATCGATGTCCTGCCCGATCGAGAGGCGGAGACCCTGGTCAAGTGGTTGGCCGCGCATCCTGGCATTGAGATCGCGAGCCGTGATCGCGCGGGCGCGTATGCCGACGCGCTGCGGCGTGGCGCGCCGAGTGCCAAGCAGGTCAGTGACCGCTTTCATCTCTTGCTGAACCTCCAGGCCGCTCTGACCCGTCTGTTTGAGCGCAAGCACGAGACCCTCACACGGCTGGCCTCGGAAGCACAGTGCAGACAGCAGGCGGAGACGGTTCCACCTCCCGGTGAGCCAGCATCAGAGGGGAAAGGTGAGCCGAAGCCTCTCACCTGCGCGGAAGCGCAGCGACAAGCTCGTCGCGCTAGACGCCAAAGTCGCTATGAGGCAGTGATTCAGTTGCACGCGCAGGGAGCCAGCCAAGTGGCGATTGCCACCCTGGTGGGACTGGACCGGGACACCGTTCGTCGCTACCTCAGAGCCCCGGCCTTCCCAGAAATGGCGCGGCGAGGCTTGCGTCCGAGCAAACTCGACCCCTACAAAGCCTATCTCCAGCAGCGCGTGCAGGCGGGCCAATGCAACGCCACTCGCCTCCTTGAAGAACTGCGAGGGCAAGGCTATCAAGGTGGCAGCACGATTGTCCGGGACTATCTCCGCAGCATGCGCAAACAGCCTGCCTGGAAGGAGGCGTACCAGCAGTCTCAAAAGCACCATCACCCCGGGACCACCCCTGCACCCCTTACAGCGCGGGAGGCGGCCTGGCTCTTTGTGTGCAATCCCTGCAAGCTCAAACTGAGATAG
- a CDS encoding phospholipase D-like domain-containing protein, which yields MQNDIPSLFRLVMPPWRSTLVEAVKQAQQDIFCISPYFTDDVLEDVEKTLLSLPQKANSLITFHILTRIRIEDFLTGASELKALERLLAWPSQMPHWAVELRTHQRIHAKVWVIDRQFAVVGSGSATRSGLDRNLEYGVAVADPNFIERIRADWAPFWEESQPISNEQLRDMRRLLEHIERDSQ from the coding sequence ATGCAAAACGATATACCGTCTCTCTTTCGGCTAGTGATGCCCCCCTGGCGATCTACCCTAGTAGAAGCCGTCAAGCAAGCACAGCAAGACATTTTCTGTATTAGTCCTTATTTCACTGACGATGTGCTTGAAGACGTAGAAAAAACGCTGCTTTCCCTTCCACAAAAAGCAAACTCACTCATTACCTTCCATATCTTGACACGCATCCGCATCGAGGACTTTTTAACAGGGGCCTCTGAGTTGAAAGCACTTGAACGCCTTCTCGCCTGGCCAAGCCAGATGCCGCATTGGGCAGTCGAACTGCGGACACATCAGCGCATTCACGCGAAGGTATGGGTCATTGATAGGCAATTTGCCGTCGTTGGTTCCGGGAGCGCAACCCGCTCTGGCTTAGACCGCAACCTCGAATATGGCGTTGCAGTTGCCGACCCGAACTTCATTGAGCGTATTCGAGCGGATTGGGCTCCTTTCTGGGAGGAAAGTCAACCGATCAGCAACGAACAGTTGCGCGATATGCGAAGACTGTTAGAACACATAGAGCGTGACTCACAGTAG